From the genome of Pseudomonas sp. WJP1:
TGTGCATCGGCTTGACGATGAGCCTCGACGCCAATGCCGCCAAGCGCTTTGGTGGTGGCAAAAGCGCAGGCGCTGCGCCGACACACCAGACCAGCCAGATGGCTCCTTCTTCTCCAGGCATGGGCGGCGCTGCAGCGACTGCTGGTGCAGCCGGTGCCGCTGGCGCCGCAGCCAAGGCCGGTGGCGCTTCGCGCTGGCTCGGCCCTCTGGCCGGTATCGCCGCCGGTGGCCTGCTGGCCTCCATGTTCATGGGCGACGGTTTCCAGGGCATGCAGATCTTCGACATCCTGATCATGGCGGTCATCGCGTTCCTGGTCTTCCGCTTCATCGCCGCTCGTCGTCGCAAGCAGCAGCCGCAAATGGCTCCGGCAGGCTACGCGCCGATGCAGCGTGAAGCGTTCGAGCCCAAGCCTGCTGGCGGTTCGATCTTCGGCGGAGCGGCAGCACCGGTCGCCGCTCGTCCGGTAATCAACGCTCCAGCCTGGTTCAACGAACACAACTTCATCGAAGCCGCGCGCAATCACTTCCAGTCCCTGCAGCAACACTGGGACGCGAACGAAATGGACAAGATCGCCGAGTTCGTGACCCCGCAAATGCTGGAATTCCTCAAGCGCGAGCGTGCTGACCTGGGTGACGGCTTCCAGTCCACCTACATTGATAACCTCAATGTGCAACTGGACGGTGTGGATGATCGCGCCGACAAGACCATCGCCACCCTCACCTTCAGCGGCGTGTCGAAAACCTCGCGTTTCGACCAGGGTGAAGTGTTCAGCGAAAGCTGGAACATGGAACGTGCACAGGGCGAAAACCAGCCTTGGCTGGTGGCCGGTATCCGCCAGAACGGCTGATTCCCCTCCGCGCTTCACTTGATGTAATAAAAACCCCAGCCTCGGCTGGGGTTTTCTATTTCGCGGTTGCATCTATAGCGAGCTACTGTATAAACCGCCCCATATAAACCGCGCCATACAAGCAAGAGGATCCCGGACGTGGAAGAAATCATCGAACAACTGCGTGAAGCCAACGAACCGGTACCGGTCCCCTTGGAGTTGCCCGACGAAGATCTGCTGGTCGAAATCGAAGAACAACTGTTCATCGACATTCCGTTCGTCTTCAGAGAATTCCTGCTGACCGTCAGCGACGTGGTCTATGGCAGCCTGGAGCCGGTCACCGTCACTGACCCGCAATCCCACACCTACCTGCCGGACGTTGCCGCCAATGCCTGGGATGCAGGCGTCGATCGCAGCCTGATCCCGATCTGCCAGGACGGCGACGACTACTACTGCGTCGAAGAAGACGGCACCGTGGTGCTTTGGCAGGCCGAAGAAGAACTGATCGCCGAAGAAACCTGGGAATCGGTATGGCACTGGGCGCGGGACGTCTGGCTGGAAAGCTGAGCCGTTTGACGCCCCTCACATGATCAATGCCCCGGCGAATCCTTGTGGTTTTCCAGGGTATCGAGCAAGGCCACCTGCATCCGTGTGTGCACTCGGATGAACCAGCGCCAGAGCAACGCCGCCACGGCGGCCGCAACCACGGCGATCAGGACCAGCAACTTGTTGGTCGGCAGAATACTGGCCGACAAGGCTGCCAGCAGCAGGAAAATCACCAGCAGCGAGAGGATCGGGATCACTTCGGAGATCACCCGGCGCACTCGCTGCGTGTGACGGCCCGCCATCTCCGGTTTGACGCCCATTTCCGCCAGCAACATCGACAGCGCCTTGAGCTTGCGATACGCGGCAATCAGGAAGGGCAGCGACAGCAGCAGCGCCCCGCCCCAGATCAACGCTTTCTGCCAGCTCGGGTCACTGATCCAGTCTTGCAGGTAAGTAGACATGCCTTCGGCGAAGTAAGCACCCGCGAAGAAGATCGCAATCACCAACGCCAGATTGACCCCCACCTGCAGCAAAATCCGCCGAATCATCGAAGCCAGCAACGCACCCTCGCCCTGCGGCTGGATGCTGCGCAGCCATTCGCCATACATCCCCAACACCCGAGCCAACCGTTGCGGCATCACCGCCGCCAGTTTGATTGACAGCGGGTCGGCTGCGCGGATCAGATAGGGCGTCATCAGCGTGGTAAGCACCGAGACCGCCACGGCCACCGGGTAAAGGAAGTTACTGGTGACCTGCAGGGTCATGCCCAGCGACGCAATGATGAAAGAGAATTCGCCAATCTGCGACAGCCCCATCCCGACCCGCAGTGAGGTACGTCCGTCGTTGCCGGCGATAAAGGCGCCAAGGCCGCACGACAGCATCTTGCCGAGCACCACCGCCACGGTGATCACCGCAATTGGCCAGGCGTATTGCAGCAGTATCATGGGATCGAGCATCAGGCCGATGGCGACGAAAAAAATCGCACTGAACAGGTCGCGAACCGGTTCGATCAGGCGTTCGATTTTCAGCAACTGCCGCGACTCCGCCATGATCGCGCCAATCAGGAACGCACCGAGCACCATGCTGTACTCAAGCTTGACCACCAGCAGGCAGAAGCCAAAACACAGGCCCAGCACAGTGATCAGCAGCATTTCGTTGCTTTCGAACTTGGCCACGTAGGCCAGCAAGCGCGGCACCAGCAAGATGCCAATGACCAGCGCGACAATCATGAACAGCGAAAGCTTGCCGACGGTGGAGAACACCTCGCTCGAACTGACCGTGCCGCTGACCGCGATACTCGACAGCAAGGCGATGATGCCGATACCCAGGATGTCTTCGACGATCAGTACGCCGAATATCAACTGCGCAAAGCGCTGGTTTTTCATCTTCAGGTCATTGAGTGCCTTGACGATGATGGTGGTCGAGGAAATGGCCAGGATCGCCCCGAGGAATAGCGAATCCATGGTGTTCCAATCGAACCAGCGGCCGATTTCGTAGCCGATCCAGATCATCAGCACGATTTCCAGGAACGCCGCGATAAACGCCGTGGCGCCGACCTTGAACAGCTTGCGCAGGCTGAACTCCAGGCCCAGGCAGAACATCAGGAAAATCACCCCCAGCTCCGCCAGGGTCTTGATGGTCCCTTCGTCGTGGATCAGGCTGAACGGCGGAGTGTGCGGGCCAATAATGAAGCCGGCCACAATGTAGCCCAGCACCACCGGTTGCTTGAACCGGTGGAAAAGCACGGTCACCACGCCCGCGACCAACATGATCACTGCCAGATCCTGAATAAAACTGATGGCATGCATGGCGTGGAGCTCCTTGGGTGCAATGGCTTGATCACCGGACGCGGGAAGTCTCCGATTTGAGCAGTGTAAAAATCTGCTTCTCGTGTAGGACTATTCCCTGGGTCTGGGCTTTTGCAGGGTAACACCGCGACTTCCGGCGCAAAGGCGGTGCAATATATGGAAACAGATCGATTGGGCGTGACGGCGGTCGTCCGCGTGGCGTCCCGATATCTGTTGGTTTGAAAAAACCGCTGAAGCGCCCGCAGAGGTGCGTCCCTCAAACCTTGCCTTGACCCGTGAGATCGCTATGGAACCCGGAAACGCCCAGCTGTCGATGACAGTATTGATGACCCCCGACATGGCCAATTTCTCTGGCAATGTTCATGGCGGCACCCTGCTCAAGTACCTCGACGAAGTAGCCTATGCCTGCGCCAGCCGCTATGCCGGCCGCTACGTGGTGACCCTGTCGGTAGACCAGGTGATTTTCCGCGAGCCGATCCATGTCGGTGAGCTGGTGACCTTCCTGGCATCGGTCAATTACACCGGCAACACCTCCATGGAGGTGGGCATCAAGGTGGTGACCGAGAATATCCGTGAGCGCTCGGTACGCCATACCAACAGCTGCTTCTTCACCATGGTCGCCGTGGATGACCAGCGCAAGCCCGCGCCGGTGCCGCCGCTGCAACCTGAAAACAGTGAAGACAAGCGCCGCTATATGCAGGCGCAGCAACGCCGCCAGATTCGTCAGGAGCTGGAAAAGCGTTATCAGGAAATCAAGGGCGACGCTTAAAGCAATGGATCGCAGCCTTTTGTAGGCGCTGCCGAAGGCTGCGATCTTTTAGCCGTAACCGCATTACAAACTGATAGGGGTTGCCTCGAACCGCACCCGCGGATGGGCGATCCGGTCCTGAGCTCGAACCAGCTCCATCTCGTAACTGGCGCAGGCCTGGGTTTCCAGCAACACCTCATGCACCGCCGATGCTGCGAATTCGAAAGCCGCCACCAGGCTGTCGCCCAGCAGGACGCGCGCCA
Proteins encoded in this window:
- a CDS encoding SMI1/KNR4 family protein gives rise to the protein MEEIIEQLREANEPVPVPLELPDEDLLVEIEEQLFIDIPFVFREFLLTVSDVVYGSLEPVTVTDPQSHTYLPDVAANAWDAGVDRSLIPICQDGDDYYCVEEDGTVVLWQAEEELIAEETWESVWHWARDVWLES
- a CDS encoding Tim44 domain-containing protein; its protein translation is MKRFLSIAMALCIGLTMSLDANAAKRFGGGKSAGAAPTHQTSQMAPSSPGMGGAAATAGAAGAAGAAAKAGGASRWLGPLAGIAAGGLLASMFMGDGFQGMQIFDILIMAVIAFLVFRFIAARRRKQQPQMAPAGYAPMQREAFEPKPAGGSIFGGAAAPVAARPVINAPAWFNEHNFIEAARNHFQSLQQHWDANEMDKIAEFVTPQMLEFLKRERADLGDGFQSTYIDNLNVQLDGVDDRADKTIATLTFSGVSKTSRFDQGEVFSESWNMERAQGENQPWLVAGIRQNG
- a CDS encoding cation:proton antiporter, with the protein product MHAISFIQDLAVIMLVAGVVTVLFHRFKQPVVLGYIVAGFIIGPHTPPFSLIHDEGTIKTLAELGVIFLMFCLGLEFSLRKLFKVGATAFIAAFLEIVLMIWIGYEIGRWFDWNTMDSLFLGAILAISSTTIIVKALNDLKMKNQRFAQLIFGVLIVEDILGIGIIALLSSIAVSGTVSSSEVFSTVGKLSLFMIVALVIGILLVPRLLAYVAKFESNEMLLITVLGLCFGFCLLVVKLEYSMVLGAFLIGAIMAESRQLLKIERLIEPVRDLFSAIFFVAIGLMLDPMILLQYAWPIAVITVAVVLGKMLSCGLGAFIAGNDGRTSLRVGMGLSQIGEFSFIIASLGMTLQVTSNFLYPVAVAVSVLTTLMTPYLIRAADPLSIKLAAVMPQRLARVLGMYGEWLRSIQPQGEGALLASMIRRILLQVGVNLALVIAIFFAGAYFAEGMSTYLQDWISDPSWQKALIWGGALLLSLPFLIAAYRKLKALSMLLAEMGVKPEMAGRHTQRVRRVISEVIPILSLLVIFLLLAALSASILPTNKLLVLIAVVAAAVAALLWRWFIRVHTRMQVALLDTLENHKDSPGH
- a CDS encoding acyl-CoA thioesterase; this translates as MEPGNAQLSMTVLMTPDMANFSGNVHGGTLLKYLDEVAYACASRYAGRYVVTLSVDQVIFREPIHVGELVTFLASVNYTGNTSMEVGIKVVTENIRERSVRHTNSCFFTMVAVDDQRKPAPVPPLQPENSEDKRRYMQAQQRRQIRQELEKRYQEIKGDA